ACAGACCGGTGCGGCGCTGCTGATGGTGACCCATTCGGAAAACCTCGCCACGCGGATGGGCCGCCAGCTGCGTCTGGTGGCGGGGCGTCTGGCGTGACGGCGGCGGCGCTCGGCGCGCTCTGGTCGCACTGGCGGCGCAATCCGCTGCAATTGTTCACGCTGATCGCGGGGCTGGCGCTGGCGACTGCCCTGTGGTCGGGCGTGCAAGCGGTCAACACCGAAGCGCGCGCAAGCTACGATGCGGCTGCCGCCACCCTCGGCGAGGGGCAGTTCGACCAGCTTCTGGCGGCGGATGGCGGGTCCATTCCACAATCGACGTTCATTTCCTTGCGCCGTTCGGGATGGCTGGTGGGGCCCGTGACCGAAGGACAGGTCGGCCCGCCCGGTGCGCGCATCCGCCTCGTCGGGCTGGACCCGCTGACCGCGCCCGGCGGTCTGGGCCCCGTAGGCGGGGGCGACGATGTCGATCTGGCGGATTTTCTGGACAGCCGACCGGTTTTTGCGAATGCCGAAACCGCCGCAAAGCTGGAGGGGCTGCTGGACGCGCCTCTGAAGGTCGTGCCCGATATTGCCCCCGACACCGCGATCACCGACATCTTCGTCGCCCAGCGGCTGCTGGAAATGCCCGATACGCTCAGCCGGCTGATCGTCGCGCCGAACCAGCCGCTGGGACGTCCCGCGCTGTCGCAAGTCGCGCCGGAGCTGGTCCTGCGCCCCGCACAGGGGGGCAGCGATGTGGGCCGTCTGACCGACAGCTTCCACCTCAACCTGACGGCCTTCGGCTTGCTGAGCTTCGCGGTCGGGATCTTCATCGTGCACGGCGCGATCGGCCTGGCCTTTGAACAAAGGCGCGGCATGGTGCGGACGCTGCGCGCGCTCGGGATGCCGCTACGGCGCCTGATCCTGCTGATGGCGACCGAACTGCTGGTTCTGGCGGTCGCGGGCGGAACGGTCGGAGTGTTGCTGGGCTATGTCATCGCCGCAACGCTTCTGCCCGACGTGGCCGCAACGCTCGAAGGGCTTTACGGCGCGCGGGTGTCGGGCACCTTGCAACTGCGGCCCGCGTGGTGGCTGTCGGGGCTGGCAATCGCCGTGCTCGGGACTGCGGCGGCGTCGGCTGGCGCGCTTTTGGGGATTGCGCGCATGCCGCTGCTGGCGAGTGCGCGTCCGCGTGCCTGGGCGGTGGCCCGTGGCGGCGCACGGCGCATGCAGATCGCGGCAGCGGCACTCCTGCTGCTCGGCGCTGCGGTCCTTGCAGCCTTCGGCGAGGGGCTGCTGATGGGATTTGGCCTGCTCGCCTGTCTGCTGATCGGCGCGGCCCTTGCCCTGCCGCCTGTCCTTGACGCGCTTCTGGCCGCGGCGGCGCGCCCTGCAAAGGGGGTCGTGGCGCAGTGGTTCTGGGCCGATACGCGCCAGCAGGTGCCGGGCCTCAGCCTTGCGTTGATGGCGCTGCTGCTCGCGATGGCGGCGAATGTCGGTGTTTCGACGATGGTGTCCAGTTTCCGTCTGACTTTCGTGGGATTTCTCGATCAGCGGCTGGCATCCGAGCTTTATGTCAACACCACGGACGCCGCCGAGGCACAGGCCCTGCAAGCCTTTGTCGCGCCGCGCACCCGCGAGGTATTGCCGCTGCTGTCAGCGGATACGGAACTGGCCGGGATGCCGGCCGAGCTTTATGGCGCGCGGATCGGGGCCACGTACCGCGAGAACTGGGCGCTTCTGGCGAAGGCGCCCGATGTCTGGTCGCGCGTGGCGCAGGGACAGGCGGTTCTGGTGAACGAGCAGCTCGCCCGGCGGGCAGGTCTGTGGGTGGGGGACACGTTGGCCCTGGGGGGCGGCACGGTCTTGCCGATTGCGGGTGTTTTCGGCGATTACGGCAATCCCATCGGTCAGGCGATCGTGGGCGAAGACCTGTTCCGCAGCCTGCGCCCCGAGGTGACGGCCCTGCGGTTCGGGCTGCGCACGGACACGCCCGAAGACCTGCGCGCCGCGCTGACGGCGGACCTCGGCCTTCCGGCCTCCGCGATCACCGATCAGGCACAGATCAAGGCCTTCTCGCTCGACGTGTTCGAGCGTACCTTCACCGCTACCGGCGCGCTGAACGTGCTGACGCTGGCGGTCGCGGGGTTTGCGATATTCATGAGCCTTCTGACACTTGCCGCCCTGCGGGTGCCGCA
Above is a genomic segment from Sulfitobacter sp. HNIBRBA3233 containing:
- a CDS encoding ABC transporter permease; translation: MTAAALGALWSHWRRNPLQLFTLIAGLALATALWSGVQAVNTEARASYDAAAATLGEGQFDQLLAADGGSIPQSTFISLRRSGWLVGPVTEGQVGPPGARIRLVGLDPLTAPGGLGPVGGGDDVDLADFLDSRPVFANAETAAKLEGLLDAPLKVVPDIAPDTAITDIFVAQRLLEMPDTLSRLIVAPNQPLGRPALSQVAPELVLRPAQGGSDVGRLTDSFHLNLTAFGLLSFAVGIFIVHGAIGLAFEQRRGMVRTLRALGMPLRRLILLMATELLVLAVAGGTVGVLLGYVIAATLLPDVAATLEGLYGARVSGTLQLRPAWWLSGLAIAVLGTAAASAGALLGIARMPLLASARPRAWAVARGGARRMQIAAAALLLLGAAVLAAFGEGLLMGFGLLACLLIGAALALPPVLDALLAAAARPAKGVVAQWFWADTRQQVPGLSLALMALLLAMAANVGVSTMVSSFRLTFVGFLDQRLASELYVNTTDAAEAQALQAFVAPRTREVLPLLSADTELAGMPAELYGARIGATYRENWALLAKAPDVWSRVAQGQAVLVNEQLARRAGLWVGDTLALGGGTVLPIAGVFGDYGNPIGQAIVGEDLFRSLRPEVTALRFGLRTDTPEDLRAALTADLGLPASAITDQAQIKAFSLDVFERTFTATGALNVLTLAVAGFAIFMSLLTLAALRVPQLAPAWALGLTRRTLGRLELVRAVVLAVLTTLCALPLGLALAWVLLAIVNVEAFGWRLPMFLFPSDYLKLAGFALVAALLAAALPARRMARTPPSDLLKVFANER